One stretch of Zingiber officinale cultivar Zhangliang chromosome 6B, Zo_v1.1, whole genome shotgun sequence DNA includes these proteins:
- the LOC121991564 gene encoding uncharacterized protein LOC121991564, with amino-acid sequence MDKRRCYSAERLLASPAEFGDGGGGADLPDLSEDDVWPAFSDDHSSAEIDDDYHRWPRTDRGGDGRWADRHVGGLSLAFEEAYRGTAAPPRREKRIPAAASAPVDVPAWPRHLRAGSGGPPPDPEVEEDSSETEWLPPHEYLAREHGRSAATSSVLEGAGRTLKGRDMSRVRDAVWSQTGFFG; translated from the coding sequence ATGGACAAGAGGCGATGCTACAGTGCGGAGCGGCTCCTTGCGTCGCCGGCGGAATtcggcgacggcggcggcggcgccgaTCTTCCAGACCTCTCCGAGGACGACGTCTGGCCCGCCTTCTCCGACGATCACTCATCGGCGGAAATCGACGACGACTACCATCGCTGGCCGCGGACGGACCGCGGCGGCGATGGTCGGTGGGCCGATCGGCACGTCGGCGGGCTTTCCCTCGCCTTCGAGGAAGCCTACCGCGGGACGGCCGCCCCGCCGCGGCGGGAGAAGCGGATCCCGGCGGCGGCATCTGCGCCGGTCGACGTTCCTGCCTGGCCGCGACATCTCCGGGCCGGATCAGGCGGTCCGCCTCCGGATCCGGAGGTGGAGGAGGACTCATCGGAGACGGAGTGGCTCCCCCCGCACGAGTACCTGGCGCGGGAGCACGGGCGGAGCGCCGCGACGTCCTCGGTCTTGGAAGGCGCCGGGCGGACGCTCAAAGGTCGCGACATGAGCCGGGTTCGCGACGCGGTCTGGAGCCAGACCGGCTTCTTCGGTTGA